TCGCTTTTGCCGAGCAGGAAGGCGGCACCGCCGTGAAGGCGCGTCTGGTCGAGGCGCTCTTCAAGGCCCAGTTCACCGACGGCGGCAACGTCGCCGATCCCGAGACGCTCGTCACGCTCGCGACCGGCGTCGGGCTCGATTCCGGTCGCACCCGTGCCTTCCTGGCCTCGGCCGAGGGCGCTTCCCAGGTCCAGCGGGAGCTCGACGAGGGGCGGGCCCTGGGCATCACCGGGGTTCCTACCTTCGTTTTCGAAGGCAAGTGGGGAGTGTCGGGTGCCCAGGATCCCGAAACCTTCTTGAAGGTGCTCGAGCAGGTCGCTGGCGAGCTCGCCGTCGCCACGCCCGATTCCTCGGCGCCTGCTTGCGAAGGGGATGCCTGCACCATCTGAATGATCCCCAATCGCCCCAGAGAGCGCATCTTACGTGCCCGTCCGCCCCTGGCGGACGGGCACGCGGGTTCTTATTGCGGGGATTGAGCGCAGACAGGCAAGGTGAACCAGAAGGTGCTGCCTTCCCCCGGGCTGCTGCCAACGCCGATCCGGCCCCCATGCGCCTCGATGATCGATTTGGCGATGGAGAGTCCCAGGCCCGTGCCCCCATGGCGGCGGGTCGAGGAGGAGTCGACCTGGTAGAACCGCTGGAACAGCTTAGACAGGTGGTCATGGGCGATCCCGATGCCCGTGTCGCGCACCTCCACCCGCCACTCGGCGTCCATGGCCCTCAACGAGAGGGTGATGCGTCCGCCGGCGGGGGTGAACTTGATCGCGTTTCCGAGCAGGTTGAGCAGCACCTGGGCGATCCGCCCGGGATCGGCCGTGATCGGCGCCGCGGCATCGGGCAGCCGCATCTCGACGCTCAGGCCCTTCTCTTGCACCACGGGTGAGAGGCTCTCGAGCGTCTCGGCGATATTTTCCGCGAGATCGAACGGCTCCGGGACCAGCTTGAACGAGCCGGCCTCCATCCGGGCGAAATCGAGCAGATCGTCGACGAGGCGCGCGAGGCCCAGGGTTCCGTGCTTGATCTGTTTGACGTACTCGTGCTGAGCGCCGCTCAGCTCACCGGAGATGCCGTCCTCGAGGAACTCCGCGTAGCCCTGGATCGAGGTCAGCGGCGTGCGGAGCTCGTGCGAGACCAGGCCGAGGAAGTTGGTCTTCATCTGATCGAGCGCCTTGAGCTGCTCGTAGGCCTCCTGGAGGCACGCGGTTCGCTCGGCGACGCGCGCCTCGAGTTCGCGTTCGTA
The Pantanalinema sp. genome window above contains:
- a CDS encoding DsbA family oxidoreductase, whose protein sequence is MKIEIYSDVACPWCYIGKKRFEKALAAFPKRDEVEIVYRAFQLNPDLPSDPAQARPQDEYLQARFGPGFKEMLTRVVDVAAGEGIAFNADKTLVASTFDAHRLIAFAEQEGGTAVKARLVEALFKAQFTDGGNVADPETLVTLATGVGLDSGRTRAFLASAEGASQVQRELDEGRALGITGVPTFVFEGKWGVSGAQDPETFLKVLEQVAGELAVATPDSSAPACEGDACTI